From the Catharus ustulatus isolate bCatUst1 chromosome 31, bCatUst1.pri.v2, whole genome shotgun sequence genome, the window AGCTCTGGCTGCAGAAGTGGCACTGGAAAAGAGCCTCCTCCACATGCTGGTGCACGGCCAGGTgcttctccaggagctgccgGTCCACGAAGCTGCTGGCGCACACGGAGCAGGAGAAGATGGAGATGCCCAGGTGGGACAGGGCGTGCCACATCAGGCTGCAGAGGCTCAGGTGCCGCTGGTCGCACACACCGCACGTCTGGCTCTTCAGGTTCACGTGCTCCAGCAGGTGGTTCCGGACCGTGTGGAAATCTTTGGCCAAAGGTttcccacaggcagcacaagCCAGCTCGGGGCCGGGCCCTCCCCCAAACACGGCCACTTTCCCTGGCAGGGGGTCACTGGGGTGGACAATGACGTTGTTGTCGAAGACCCCATCCCGCCGGTGCAGCGTCAGCTGCCACTGGGTGAAGAACTTGGTCTCGCACATGTcacaggagaagaggaagatgcCGATGTGGGACAGCACGTGAGTCACCCTGGAGTTGCGGTCCTGGAAGTGGGTCTCACACACTTTGCAGTTCCCAGTGAGCAGGTCCACGTGGTCCCTGGCGTGCTGGCGGATCAGCTGGATGTTGGGCTCCAGCACCTTCTTGCACACCTGGCAGGGCATGGCCTTGCTGTCCCGGCTGTCACTCTCAAAGGCCAGTTCCTCCTCGCTGTCATCACTCAGCTCAATCACTTCCTCAGGCGGGACCAGCTCTTCTCCAGCATCCTCAAAATGCAGCTCGGCCTCTCCCAGATCCTCCAGTTGGAGCTCATCCATCTGCTCAAATCCCTGCTCTTTGGAGTGGTCGCTGTTGCTGGGGCAGGAGTTGCTCCCCGTGGAGACATCcagggaggggtcagtggggaAGAAGCCGCCCTTGCTGTAGTCACCATTGCTCTGGGCCTTGTActgagggcaggagctgcccgtGGTCTGTGCCACAACATTACTGCTGGGCTGGACCCCCAGACCCGCAACCGGAGCGAACTGCCCCGGATCCGACTCCTGCTCTGTCTTGggaggctgctgtgggtgcATCAGGGGAAGAGCCTGGCTGGCCTCACCCACAGGATTCCTGTCATCCTCTTTGTAGCTTCCTGCCATGTCCCCGTGCAGGAGGTAATTCCGCTCAGGGCCGAAGTGCTCCGCGCCGCTCCGGATGTCTCCCAAAGAgtggctctgctctgaggaGGTGCTGCTCAGCGGCCCAGCCCGGCCTTcccccacagccagggcaggctgcTTGGTGATGGCCGAGCTCTCCAGGTCGGGGAAGGTGGAGTGACAGGCCTGCAGCAGATCCTCCATGCCCAGCCTCTCCGCCACCTCGTAGATGACGCCCACATTGATGAGGTCAGTGAAGAGCTCTGAGGTGTACACAAAGCTCAGGATCTTCTCAAAGTTGGCTGGCGTGATGAAATCCACCACGTAGGTCCTGGCAGCGTCCAGCCCCGTGTTGAGGAAGAGGTTCTGGAAGTAGCCGGCGGCGCAGGCCAGCACGGCCTTGTGCGCGGCAAAGGAGCGGGAGCCCACCAGGATGGTGACGTCGCACATGGTCTCGGAGAGCCGGCACTTGTTGAGTTCCTTCAGCAGGTTGTTGGGGTGGTTGGTGCTGTGCAGCTTGATCCTCATGCCCATCTTAGCAGCTGCTTAAGAGTCCCTTCTCCTGGTCAGCTCGGCCTTCACGCTTTCATCCGTGGTGGGAGCAGGATCTGGCAGGGCaaggggctctgcagaggggaaacacaaaaaaaaagttatctaACAACCAAAGCAACACTATTCTGGTCATACCTCCCATTTTCCACTCTTGGAGGAGCCACAGAGCAGCTATTCAGCTGGAGATAGACTAAACCTGTGCTGTCACCTCACAGACCAACTTTTGGCTGGATGTGCAAAgcagcaaagtaaaaaaaaaaaaaagacacagactCTCAGCAGCCTGAAGGTCCCTCTGCTATTGGGGAAAGGACAGAGATCCTGCTGACCCTGAGACCCAATCACAGCCTGTTCCAGACACCTCCCCTCTTCCCAAGCTGGGGATGAGGCTCTTCTCCAAAGAGAGGTCACTCAGGATGGACACGCCAGTTGAATTTGCCTCTAGGTCTCCTCCAGCCACAGCCACTTCATTCCTTCACTTCAGATTCCACCTGTACCCACAAGGAGACTTCAGGCTCCCAGGTGGGATTCTCTGCATTCCAGCCTTGTGGATTCCCCTGGGATGGATTCCCCTGGGATTTTCTGTGTGCTCAAATGGAGCCTGTGGCACCTCTCAGATTTCCTGGCTGCCaccacacctgtcccacagcaccctCCAGCATCCTCCCAACTCGTCCCACTGCCTTTGTCCCCTTGTCCTGCTCACAGAAGCCCCAACAGCTCTCGGGATTTCACAAATTTACCCAGGGAACTCTATCCTTAATTACCCTATCCCTaattccctgccttcccctgtcTGAGACAGCGCAGAAAGCAGCAAAGAGCGGGAGtttggaggaggctgcagctgcccctgtcccagcaaAAACCAAAGGACCAGAGCACGGGCTGCTCccccagggatgcagagggatggggaaaacaccactggcagctggggagggcgaggaggaggatgatgaagcCCCGGGGAAGGCTCTGAAAGGCAAACGCTCCCCAGCCCAAAAAACATCTGGGCAATTCCTGCGGCGTGGGGATCCCTGcggaggggatggggcaggagggaaaagagTGGGACAGAGgatggggggctgggggggcagcGGGAAGGGGGGCGAGGGCGGGCAGGAGGCTCGGGAGGACGGGGAGTCCCGGAGCTGCTCCGGGAGAAACGGGAGGAGATCGGGGAGGGAACAGCGGGGACCCCCGTGGGGCCCGGGGAGAGGGGGCTGGAAGGGCCCCCGGGGGGAGGCACGAAAGGCGGCGGGAGGCCCCGGGGAGGGGTAAGAGAGGGTCAGTGCGGAgctggcggcggggccgcggccaGGGGGCCCTGCGGGGGCCGGGGGTCACGGGCTAGGGTCGCTCCTTACCCGCCCGGCGCCCCGCACCATCCCGGCCCGGCTCACACAAAGGCGCCgacccgccccgcgcccgccccggcccgcgcCGCCTTCCGGGACCCGCCGCCCGCAGCGCCCCCGCGCGGCGCGGAGGACCCGGAGCGGGGGCACGGGACGGGGCGGGAGGCACggacacggacacacggacacacggacacggagcgggacacacggacacgggcACACGGACACGGAgcgggacacacggacacacacagCGAGACACaaggacacagacacagggacacacggacgCATGGACACACACAGCGAGACACAAggacacggacacagggacGCATGGACATATGGACACGGAgtgggacacacggacacggagcgggacacacggacacggagCGGGACACACGGACATATGGACACGGAgcgggacacagggacacaatAAGGGACAAGGGacgggacacacggacagagtACTAGACACGGACGCTGGAAGGGACGCATgggcacgggcagggacacAAACACGGACACGGGaagggacacacggacacgggaAAGGACACTGTGACAAGCAGAGATACACGGACACAAGATGGGACATGAAGACGGGCACGGGACGGGACGCGGGTACGGGACGGGACGCGGGTACGGGAGGGGACGCGGGCACGGGACGGGACGCGGGcacgggacgggacgggacgcGGGcacgggacgggacgggacgcGGGCACGGGCACTTCTCCACTTATGGGGGCTGCTGTGAGGAAGGGACAGGTCTCCAGCCCACGGACACACGAACCCCGGCCCCGCAGATCCCGTGGGctcctccccacatccccatccctgtgggctCTTTCCCGCACATCCATCCCCGTGTTAGGTCCCGAGCGAGTCCCGGAGGCGCAGCCAAGACACAGAGACGCTGTTTGCGCGTGTCCCGCGCAGACACGGGTGGGTGTATAGCGGGGCACGTCCAGGTGTACACAGGTGCACGGACACGCGCGAGTGGGGTGGGACGGCCGCGCTCCCGGCGGGTCCCACGATGGTTCCGTGGGCGCCGGCGCCCGGGACACTCCCGCAGTCGCTCCCACCATCCCCGGGACACCGGGTACAGCCCCACCCGAGCCCCCTCCGCGTGTGGGGGGGCTCGTTCCGGGGCTCAGGCCGCCCGCAGCGGGGCCTCGCCGGGcgcggggggtcccggggagcACCGGGGGGTCGGGCCGCCgtccccccgccccgccgctcgCCCGGGTTCCGCTGCTCGTTTCCCCATGAGCCCCACGAAGAAATCGTGCATGTCTCCTGCGGAGAGACCGGCCGTCAGCGGCaccggcagcggcggcggcaccggcgcTGGTACCGGGCGGGACTTACTCTTCTGAGGCGCCGTGCGGGGACCTGGAAGAGACCGAAACGGGTGAGCAGGAACCGGGCGGACCGACACCCTCCCCACCCGAGCCCTCTCGCCTCTTACCGGCGCCCTCCTCCCGCAGCAGCTccagcgcggcggcggcggccccggggctgccgcgggcGCTCCACGGTAGCGGCTCCGGGACGGGCATCCCCTGCCGGAGCGAAAAGGGTGAGGGGGGTGGGAAGGGGTCCGGGGGGCTCCCGTGGCTCCCCCCTGACGGTCTGACCtgcgcggggcccggcggggcggcggggacGCGGCGGGCGAGGGCGAGCGGCAGCGCCACGAAGAGCAGCACCGCCAGCGCCGGTCGGTTCTTCATCCTCGTCGGGTGCTGGGGGCGGCGATCGGCGACGGAACGGCGGGacccggggctgtccccagccggCGACCCCTCGATGGGGAAGTCCGGGATGAGTCTGGGACAGAACCgggctctggggagggaaagCAGCGAGAGGGGAGACGGGGGAGCCGGAGACGGCGGGACCCCTCTCGGGCGTGCGGAGGAGGGACCGCGCCGCTTCCCGAGCTGCCGATGTCCCTTGGACGGGGCTGCTCCCCGGGGGTGCATTCCAGGGGTGGAGAGGCCCTGGTGCGCAGGGGGACACGGCCCTGCTGTGGGGTCTCGTGTCCCTGCTCGTGCCCGTGATGCCACGGTTGTCACTCACACACGAGCCGTGCAAACACTCACGAGAGTGGGGCACGGACTCGGCTCGGGCTCCATTCTGCACCTCCACCTGCCTCAGCACACCCGTGTCCCCTGACACACTCTCTCCGTGTCATGCATATGCTTGCCCACAGCCGGACTTGCTTCCAGAGCTCCCCACCAAACCTTCCCCAAATTTATGCGACGCCTTCACCCCATCTCTCCTCCTGTCTGCGCCCTCTGCTGCGCTGTCCCAACCTCCGCTTCCTCCTTCTGCCTTCCTCAGCCCAGCGGGGTGAagacagggcacagcagctcccaggaccCTGGGAAGTCCCCAGGGCCgtgggacacacggacacagacCTGCCGAGCCCCCTGGTGGAGTCGAGGGCTGAGGGACCCTCGTCGCCGGTGGCTGCAGAGGCGTGGTGATGGTCAGCAGTGGTGATGGTCAAGCAGCGGTGCTGGGCAGCTCCCCTAACCCGGCCTTAACCAGCAGGAGAAGTACCGGGGCAGCGGCTGCTGTGCGGCGTTAAATAAgggtctctgcccatggcacgGCGTGGGTGGGCAAGAGGAGAGCTGCCAATGGGGGCCGGGGGGGTGGTACCCCCACCCTGCAGCTTCACGCCCACGCAGGCACGGTGACACCGACAGCACTTGTCGCACAGGCGGAGTCACACAGCGGCACACGCGTGCCCACGCAGGCACCCCGGAGTGGGGGGTCAGCACACGGGCGCTGTGCCcacgcagcccccagcccctcattGTGGGGACGTCACGATGTGGCTGTTGGCACGTGTGGGGACACGCGTGGAGGGATGGTCCTGGCTGgatgctgggctctgcagtcgggatttgggggtctcacaGGGGAGAGGGGATCAGCCAGGCTCCCACCGTGCACATGCGATGCACACACATGTTCACCTGCACACACCAGCTGAGGTGTGCCCACAAACACACATTCACACGTACCTCACACCCTGCCCATCGCAGTGCCCCTGGCCTGCTCGCTCCCGTGCCAGGATGCGCCAAGGTGGAAGAtaagaaggaaaatttggggaaaaagcAGAAGGGCACAAGGAAAGAGGGAATGACTGAGCTAACAAATGAGAGCCACCGACTCCATCCCAAGCAACAGGCAGTGGCGACTGCTCCGGTGGCTGCGGCAGCCCCTCGGGAAGGCGGCCGGCATCAGCGGCTCAcgtggcagcacagcccggggCAGGGCAGCATCTGCAGTGCCGGGAACGTTAATTAAATCGGAGCCTGGCCAGAGACGGTCCTAATTAATTAATAACACCTACTTGTGCGATGCCAAGTGCGATGCAGCTGTGAAGAGCCGCGGTGCCCCGGGCTTGTTTACGGCTCTCGCCCCTCGCGGGGGGAAGGTCCCAGTGCTGGGACGTGACGGAGCCCGCAGCGGAGAGCGGGGAGCCCTCGGTGCTGGGACATGGCCAGGCCACCAAAGTGCCACCGCGCACGTGCCCCCCCCACGTGCGGGAGCTGCCCGCACACCTCCCCCTGCACGACAAACTGCGCTGCGGGGCCCACCTGGGAACTGGTGCTGATTGGTGACGTGACGGGGAGTTGGCAGCTCCCGAAGGTAACGCGGGTGATGTGTGGGGACAGGATAAAAACCCTCTCCAAGATCTTGATGAGTGCAGGGGGGAAAAGGCAGCAAAGGGGGGGAGATCTTGTCACGGGGGCtgtggggtcctgggggctgcaggactGGTGGGTGTCAGGAGAGTTCTGGGGGCCTGACAGGGGTTCTGCACATCCTGAGGCCTGCAGGGGCCCCATGGATCCTGGGGGTTGAAGCACTGATGGAGTTCCTGAAGGACCTGGGGACTGCAGGGTTGATGGGGGTCCTGAGGATTCTCAGGGCTGGAGGACTGGCAGGGTCCCCCTGGTCCAGAGGGGGTCCAGAGagtcctgggcactgcaggactGAGGGATCCTGTGggtcctgtgctgcagcagtgtcactggggctgtgcagtgACTTCCCCTTACCCCATTCTCCATGTCCCTGGTCCCCAAGTGCAGCCAGCCTGGGCAAGGAGCCCCTGCATGGGTGTCCTGCAACAGGGTATGGGGACCCTGGGCAGGGGGATAAGAACATCCAGTGCATGCAGGAGGGTGACAGAGACCTCACATGCACCCACCCACAGCTGCCAAGAAATTGTCTCTGCAAAAGCACAAGCTGTGAGCCACTTGATGAGAAAAGTGGCCACCATTTGGAGCCTTTCCAATCACCACAAACTGAGCGCTGGCTGCAATCAGGCATCTGGAAAagtcaggaaaagcaggaggcCAGGATGAGGGGCTACATCAccgggctgggctgtgtcccccagcTTGGGGACTGTGTTCTGAGGTCCCACCCCCCCTGTAAtggggtgacactgccctgtTACTGACACCTCAGCATCCTTTTAATGAGTTTGGAGCAATACCTGGGTGCTGCCAGCACTCACAGGGGTGGGGGATGACACAAGGGGAGCTCTGGGGTGCCAGTGTGAGGGTGGGGGTCCTGGTGAGGGGTGGGGGTCCCTTCAGTGCACCAAGACTTCCATCTTGTTGCTGCCCTTTTTCTTGCAGATAGGGCCGTCGGTGACAGCTTTGGGTGACTCCACCACGGTGATGGACACGTCCCCCTTCGGGAAGTGGGTGGAGAACCTGGATCGGGAGAGGTTCAGATGGAGAGGTGGGAAGGGGACATGCCCAGGTCCATTATCTCATGGCCCAATGAGCTGCCTTGATTACACCCACTCCCCAGCggcttcctgctgcagccactcaGGGTACCCATGTGGTGCCCCACCCTTGGAGGCTCCACCCCCACCtcaatcccaccctgtcccacccACAATAACCCCACCCACATCAGCCCCACCCACAAAAGCCActccctctgtgtcccagccctgtcctgccccatcCACACGACCCCACCCATTGCAGTCCCGCCCTTCAGACTCCACCCATAGCGACCACACCCACCACAGCCCCGCCCACACCTGTCCGTGATGTGCAGGGGCAGCGCCTGCCCGCTGATGGCCTCGAAGGTCTGGTACAGGCGGGTGACCAGCTCGATGAGGTGGTCACTGACCAGCAGGAAGTCGCCCTTGGCCCCCACTGTGGAGATCTGTGAGGGAAATGGGGCGTCAGTCCTGCTGGGGACCCCCTGAACCTCCAGGGCCCCCCTCCCCAGGTACCTCCTTGAGGTGCAGGGCCAGGAATCCGTCAGAGAAGCGAGTGACTGAGACACCACGGATGTCACTGATGCTGAGCACGGTCTTGGGCTGGGCAGCCTTGGGGTCAGCCAGGACCAGGTGTTCggtggtgaggagcagcaggcgTGGGACTGTCTGTGGGTGGGGGTCAGTGTAGGCAGGGGGTCAGTGTGGCCAGGGGGTCACCATGAACTCAGGGCACGGGGCTGAGGCAGGATCTCACCTTTCCATTGGCCCTGTTCACCTTCCTCACGGTGTCAGCCATCACCAGCTTGTCCTTGGCCATGGTGTGGAGCTTCTGGTACTTGGGGTTCTGCTTCAGCCCCAGGTAGTCTCCACggaagggctgctgcaggctggggacgAGGCCatcagccactgctgctctgagctcccctgcactcccagccccctgccctggcaccttTTGGGGTAGAGGGTCTTCTTGTCCTTGAAGAGCTCACTGGCGCAGAGCTTGGCCTGCAGCTGGGTGCGGCGCGATGGCGGCAGCTGGTCCCGGTACTTCTTGCACTGAAGAGGGAAGAGGCGTTTGGTGCCACCAAAGACCTCTTGGGTGAGCTGGCACACCAATATCCCAACTGCAActctccccatctccccctgctcccaccttccAGTGGTAGAAGATGTTCTTCAGTTCCTGGTTGGTTTTATCCAAGAACCTGTACGGTGCCGGGGGCCAGGTCCGGTCTGTCACCGCCAGTGGCGGGAGGTTCTTCGCCAGCCCCAGCAGGTACCTCTGCACCTGGGGgggtgacaggagaggggtcAGGAGAGGACAGGGGTGTCcactcccagggcaggaggctgggaagGCACCGTggttccctctcctccagccccactcACCAGCCGCCAGTAGATGAAGTTGGCCACGCGGGTGCTGGCGCTGGAACGGAAATATTTCCTGTAGGTCTTGCGTGCctgtggggacagtgccagcgGTGAGGACACCGGACATCACCACCAGCCACATGAACGACAAGAGTGTCCCATCCTCCACGTCCTTCACAtcccccagtccctgtccctgatgtcccccacctcccccattccctgtccccctcaTCCCCCAGTCCCTGCTTGGCCCCAGTGGAGAGGACAGAGTCTCCAGCCCGACAGGGTGGgcggacagacagacagcccgGACACAGCGGCAcggacagcaggacagaggtggCCTGAGGGCACATGGCCCGTTACCTGGTACCCTCTCCAGTGAGCAGCGATGGTGGTGGCGGCCGCTTGACGTCGGCGCTGGAGCTTCAGCTCC encodes:
- the ZBTB39 gene encoding zinc finger and BTB domain-containing protein 39, yielding MGMRIKLHSTNHPNNLLKELNKCRLSETMCDVTILVGSRSFAAHKAVLACAAGYFQNLFLNTGLDAARTYVVDFITPANFEKILSFVYTSELFTDLINVGVIYEVAERLGMEDLLQACHSTFPDLESSAITKQPALAVGEGRAGPLSSTSSEQSHSLGDIRSGAEHFGPERNYLLHGDMAGSYKEDDRNPVGEASQALPLMHPQQPPKTEQESDPGQFAPVAGLGVQPSSNVVAQTTGSSCPQYKAQSNGDYSKGGFFPTDPSLDVSTGSNSCPSNSDHSKEQGFEQMDELQLEDLGEAELHFEDAGEELVPPEEVIELSDDSEEELAFESDSRDSKAMPCQVCKKVLEPNIQLIRQHARDHVDLLTGNCKVCETHFQDRNSRVTHVLSHIGIFLFSCDMCETKFFTQWQLTLHRRDGVFDNNVIVHPSDPLPGKVAVFGGGPGPELACAACGKPLAKDFHTVRNHLLEHVNLKSQTCGVCDQRHLSLCSLMWHALSHLGISIFSCSVCASSFVDRQLLEKHLAVHQHVEEALFQCHFCSQSFKLEAAYRYHVSQHKCGGSLDIRAGFGERLQPQGLPKRKLPEEFLSEELALQSQPGNSKYSCKVCGKRFAHTSEFNYHRRIHTGEKPYQCKVCHKFFRGRSTIKCHLRTHSGALMYRCTVCGHYSSTLNLMSKHIGVHKGSLPPDFTIEQTFMYIIHSKEAEKNTDS